A single genomic interval of Spinacia oleracea cultivar Varoflay chromosome 6, BTI_SOV_V1, whole genome shotgun sequence harbors:
- the LOC130463110 gene encoding 40S ribosomal protein S24-1-like has product MPLARGSTCQRYGKSSSLAVHSTEYAAATAELKDKLASIYDVKDPNSIFVFKFRTHFGGGKSIEFGLIYDSVDNAKKFEPKYSLIRNGLATKIEKSRKQMKERKNIAKKISGVKKTKAAEAGKKK; this is encoded by the exons ATGCCACTGGCTAGGGGCAGTACATGTCAAAGATATGGCAAGAGCTCAAGTCTTGCTGTACATAGTACAGAGTATGCAGCAGCTACA GCAGAATTGAAGGACAAACTAGCTAGCATATATGATGTGAAAGATCCAAATTCTATCTTTGTCTTCAAGTTCCGTACTCACTTTGGAGGAGGTAAATCTATTGAATTCGGTTTGATTTATGATTCTGTTGATAACGCAAAGAAGTTTGAACCAAAGTACAGCCTGATAAGG AATGGATTGGCTACCAAGATTGAGAAGTCCagaaaacaaatgaaagaaaggaAGAACATAGCTAAGAAGATCAGTGGTGTTAAGAAG ACCAAGGCTGCTGAAGCTGGAAAGAAGAAATGA